The region AGAGTCAAGCAAGAGGATTGTTGGATAGCCTTGCTATGAGAAGTAGGGGTGAAAGAACCAACGAAACACCCCTCCAACTCCAATCAGGAATTAAGAGGGGCTAAGTTACATCAAGCACTTGAAACTTGAAAAGGGAAAAGGTAGAGCACTAAACCTCTTCGTCATCCATTCGCGCTACTACCACAGCGCAAAATGCAAACGAGGCGACCAGAGGCATCGGAGAAGCTAGAAAATAGCTCAACAAACCTCCCATGCCAGCACTTATAACGGCTGCAATACTCCAAATTCGCTCTTCAAAACATAACCCTCGCTGAGCTTTGATCATTCTCAAGGCTTGTTGAGGAATGGGTACAGGCATCACAGCATTAGGGGGAAAGCCCCAATACCTGGAACGCTCGATGAACCAATCAGTCCATCCGTTATCACGGCACCAATCATCAATCCATTGGGCTGCGTAGTGATTCATAACTTTGAATAAAGAAAACAAGGAACGGTAAGGGGAACAATTTAACAAGCCATAGCAGGGTTAAACTCAAACAGCATAAACCCTCTAGTAGCGCAATTCCTTTAAGACATCATGGAATACATCAATGGGCTTACTGGGGTGACATCAGTGCACTTATTTCACTTATTTATTGAGATTATCAAAGTCTTTTCTATCCATGCTATTGAAGATATTAAAGTTTACTTGTCTCGGCCCTATCGAAAAATTTCGTAATAGATCCTCTGTCTTGATGCGTATCAATCTTTCCACCCCCTTTCACGATCGAAGCTTTTTACAGATTGCCCATACAGGACGAAATACTGTATGGCGGTATGTATTGGGCATTTTGTTAGCAATCACCTTCTGGTTTGTTGGGTATGTCTATGTCGGAATGCCAATTGCAACGGCGATCGCACCGTATCTTCCATTTAGTAGAAGGGAGATTCTTTCAACTGAAATAGAAGATAAGTTTGATCCAATTGTTGTTCATTCTTCAGGAATTTCTTATATTTCAAGCCACATTGCGTTTGCATTTCTTGGTATTGGAATTTTGGTGGCAGTGAAGCTACTGCATCGACGACCAATGCTAACCTTAATCAGCCCAGATGCATCGTTGAGAGGAAAACGTTTTTTGCTTGGGTTTAGCCTCTGGTTTGCCTGCGCCTGTTTACAAACCTTGATGGAATTTCTCCTGCATCCAACGGTGTTTGTCTGGAATTTTCAACCGTTGAACTGGTTGGTTTTTCTGCCATTGGCGCTGTTATTAACACCAATTCAAACCTCCGGAGAAGAGTTATTGTTTCGTGGGTATCTGTTACAGGGCATGGGACTTATTGTTCAGCAACCAATCGCGCTGATTGGGTTGGTCAGTTTGCCGTTCGCGCTCGTGCATTTTAACAATCCAGAGATGGGGCGAGGTGCCTTGTGGATTGCCCTAACATACTTTCTCATGGCGGTGTTTTTGACCGTGATCACCCTCAAGGACAATCGGTTAGAACTGGCGTTAGGAGTTCATGCTGCCAATAATTTGTTTGTGGTGTTGCTGGTGAATACCCCCGATTCTGTTTTGCAAACACCAGCGATCGTCTTACAACAAGTCCCTACTGATCCCAGAATTACATTGGCAGGAATGTTAATCTTCACGCTTGGGTTCTATCACTTGTTGTTTGGTAGGCAGAGGGGAGGGTAAAAGGTGATGAGGGAAGGTAGTGGGTGATGGGGAATTGGGGATTGATCGGGTGTTTCTTTAGCGGCTTGAATGGGCACACTTGCTGAAAAAGATTTTCCATTTTGTATGCTCAAGCGGTTGGGATGGGGGCTAAATCAGTGGTTGGGGTTGGTGGCAGAGTCACCGTGTCCCTTGTGTCAGCGTTCTTCACCCCATCTGTTTTGTCTGGATTGTCAACGGCAAGTGCAACAATGCCAGCTTGCTGCACCGGGTTGGAATCGATCAGGGACTTTGCCTGTGTTTGCCTGGGGACAATACGGCGGTGGGCTAAAGCGGGCGATCGCTGCGATGAAGTATCACAATCAGCCACACTTGGCGACTCCCTTAGGTTTGTGGATGGGGCAAACGTGGAATCAGATTGAGCAGGGATTGCAGAGGGCGATCGTTGTTCCCATCCCAATGCACAATGCCAAGCAACAAGAACGAGGGTTTAATCAGGCAGAGTTGCTTGCCAGAAGCTTTTGTCGCGTCGTGGGTTTACCGCTAGAACTGAATGGGCTGCAACGAGTTCGGGCAACGGAGGCGCAGTTCCGGTTATCTACCGCAGAACGACAGCAAAACTTGAAGGATGCATTTTCGTTGGGAGCCACTTTCCTGAAATGTCCACCCTTGTGCCCAGTGTTGCTGTTGGATGATATCTATACCACAGGTGCAACTGCTTACTCAGCCGCGCAGACTTTACGGGCATACGGAATTCGGGTTAAGGGAATCATTGTACTGGCGATCGCAACATACGAGAACTCAAACGCTGCCGTATACAGGAATAGCAGCACCTCGGATATCTTTGGCGGCTTCGGAGGCAAGGAAGCAAATGACATGTCCTAACGATTCTGGCTTGACCCATTGCGATGCATTTTCTGGGCCCATTGCAGCGCGGTTGGCAGGTGTGTCGATAATGCTGGGAAGCACAACATTCGCTGTAATGTTAGTCCCTTTAGTTTCATCAGCGATCGCCTTAGTCAGCGCCACCACCCCTGCTTTTGAGGCACAATAGGCTGCCAGTTGTCCGCCTGGTTCCATTGCACCCCGCGAGCCAACAGTGACAATCCGCCCATAGCCAAATTCCAGCATTTTTTGCAGGCTGTGCTTGCAGACGAGAAAAGTGGTAGTCAGGTTCAGGTCAAAGTCACGTTGCCACTGTTCCAGGGGATATTCGTGGGTTTTACCCATTGAGAACCCGCCCACCAGATGAATCAGCGCATCCACCCGTCCCATGGTATTGACTAACTCTTGCACAGCGACTTCATTCATCAAGTCAACTGGAAAAAATTGAATTCGAGCAAAATCCCCAGGCGGCAGGTAGCTTTTCAACCGTTCTACTTCTTGAGCATTGCGATATGGAATCGTAACATCTGCACCCTGAGCTAGAACCAGAGGTGTTACGCCCAAGCCCAACCCACCTGTGCCTCCTGTCACCAGTACTTTTTTCCCTTTCATTACCTTTTAACTGCCCTTCGTGAGTCCATGTTCCAGCGCAAAGCGCACGAGTTCTGTGCGGCTGTTGGTACCCGTTTTGACAAACAAGCGGCTGACGTACTTCTCCACGTTGCGAACGCTGGTTTCCAAGCGACGGGCAATTTCTTTATTCATTAAGCCATCCACTACCAGGTCTAAAACACTCTGTTCACGAGGAGTGAGATCCAGTTTGATGGGGCTGGGTGTTTGGGCGATCGCGCCGCGCTGGGTCAGCATAGATTTGATATCAGCAATCTGTCGTGCCAAGTCTGCAATGTTGTGGACTTCATCATCCCCAGTGCGATTAGCGCTTTTGCCCAGCAGATTGTTGACAATGGCAACCAGTTCATCCGGGTCAAACGGCTTGGAGAGATAGGCATCACATCCAGCGTTATAGCCCTGGATGCGATCAGAAGTCATGCCGCGAGCCGTGAGAAATACCACAGGCAAAGATTTGAACTGAGGTTCTTCCCGCAACTGTTGCAAAAACTGATAACCATCGACCTGCGGCATCATGATGTCAGTAATCACCAGGTCGGGCAGCTTCTGGCGCGCCAGATCCAGCCCCTCACGCGCATTACTGGCAACATCCACAGTAAAGCCGCTATCCTCCAAGTATGCCTGCACCGCTTCTCGCAAACCTGGCTCATCATCGACCAGCAACAGTTGACCAGCCATTGCGTTACTTCTCTCCTACCGATGGTTTCTTTCATTGTATCGATTGATGTTGGGTGCAGAACTTTACTCCAAATCTGGACGAATATTGCAATCAGTAACGGCGATGTGACCGAGAGACGCTTCTCAGGTACCGTTTACTAGGTGCATTTTCCCCTTGACCATTCGAGTTGCGTTTAGCAGATTGTTTCAGGAGGGATGCTTCTGTTTATAAGGAAATTTGATCATGCTTCAGGTAACTCAAGGTCCACAAAGTCCTGTGCTTGTGCAACAGCGGTTTTCAATTTTAGGCACCGCATCAACCACCTATGCTGGACAAACCCTCACCATCGTTGTGGATGGACGCTTTAGAACGACGGGTCCGGAAATTCGCCCCAATGGCACCTGGCAAGTTGACTTTTTGTTTCAAGAGCCAGGAAATCGGCGATTACGGCTAGAAGTTGGCACAGACAGCACTGAGATTGTAATCCCAGTGGTTACCTCACTCCCAGAAGCCCAACGACTACGATTTACCCAAATCCCTACCCGCATTCCTGTGCAGCAAGCTACTGTGGTGGAAGGGACGGCTGATAATTATCCCGATGGAACTGAGCTACAACTACGGGCGGATCGGCAATTTGAACTGGCGCGTCCCAGAGTGGAAGCTGGCAGGTGGCGGGCTACCATTGGCTTCAACCAACCAGGAAGGCGAGTGATTGAGATTCGCACCCTAGATGGACAACAACGGGCAGAGATTGAAATTGATGTAGTAGCCATCCAGCCGCGTCCACCTCGGGTTAGTTTTACTAATCCCCCCCAACGTGTGCGAGAAGAGGAAACCGTGGTGCTAACTGGAGGAGCCGAGAACTATAATGATGGGGATCAACTGATTCTGCGGGTAGATCAACGACTGGAACTGGCGCGTCCCCGAGTGCAAGACCAAAAATGGCAAGCGAATACACTGTTTCGGCAGGCGGGCAATCGGTTGATTGAGATTATTGGCTCAGAGCAGGATAAAGCTCAATTTGTATTAGAGGTGGTTGCGGCTCCGCCCAGTTCCTTCCAAATTTTGGCGCGGAGTGCCTGGACAAGTAACCCTACGCCATCCAGCTTGCCAAATTTCACTCCCAGGCGCATCACCATTCACCATACGGCGCTAAGTGCAGCGCCGTCAGCCAATGCTACGCAGGAACAGGATGCGGCTCGAATGCGGGTGATTTGGAATAGTCATGTGAATGGTAATGGTTGGTCGGATATTGGCTACCACTTCATCATCATGCCCAGCGGACGGGTATTTTCGGCGCGATCAGAATTGAAGCGAGGTGCACACGATGTGATTAATGATGGGCTAGGAGTTGCATTTGATGGAATCTATACATCTGCGACGATTAACCAGAAGATGTTTGATGCGGCGGTGGCGCTGTGTACGGTACTGTGTCGTCGCTATGGGATCAAAAATACGGTTACCCCCGTTCCGACTGCAACGGCTGATTTTGGTACCCGCAATTTACCGTTGATTTTGGGGCACCGCGATCGCGTGGCAACGCAATGCCCTGGCACTGAAGGTGGGAAAACTGTGCGGTTATCCGAAATTCGCGCAGCTGTCAATGCTCAGTTGCAATAATGTGCCCATCTATGGGTCGAGTGATCATTGGGGTTATGGGACCAGGGGAAGGGGCAACACCATTAGAGATGCAAGTTGCTTACGAATTGGGGCGGCGAATTGCAGAGTCAGGTTGGGTGTTGCTTACGGGTGGGCGGAATGCCGGAGTTATGGATGCAGTGAACCGAGGTGCGAAGAGTGCGGGTGGCTTAACGGTGGGAATTTTGCCAGGCAGCGATCGCGCCCATCTATCAGAAGCTGTGGATATTCCCATCGTCACAGGCATAGGCAATGCGCGGAACGTGATTAATGTGTTATCGAGTGATGTAGTGATTGCCTGTGGCATGGGTGCGGGGACGGCTTCGGAAGTAGCGATTGCACTGAAAATTGGAAAACCTGTTGTACTGTTAAAGGTATTTCAGGAAGGGGTTCAGTTTTTTGAAACGTTAGCCTGTGGTTCGCTATTTGTAGCCGATAATGTAGACAGTGCGATGGCGATCGTCGTTTCTCTTCTTCCTGATTCTCTTTAAGCGGGGGGGCAAGTACTTTTGCACTTCGTTTAACCTTTCCTGGTAAGTCTCTCTCTTGGGGCACTAATTTTTCACTCAACTTCAGGTATTTATCAGTAGGGTGGTTCTTGAGTTGTCATTTCATCTGTACTTCATCTACTTACAACGGGGCGGAGCCTATGCCAGAAAATATCAGCAAAGAGGATTTCTTGTACCCCATTGGACGGTATCGGGGAGAGTTTACGCCAGAGCAATTAGCATTTAACTCAAATCTGCAAGAATTCGCCCAGCGTGTTTCATTAATTTGTGGCTTGGAAACGGGTGGCAAAATCTCTTCAGAAGAAGCATATGAGCAGATTAAGCAATTGTGGAAAGATTTAAAGCGATCGAAGAAGGAATTGTTAGAGCAAACCAGACCTGAACCGCCCGAACTTCCAGAGGATGAGGGAGATTAGACACCTAAAGGTGGAAGTACTGTTTGACAATCTGAAGAATGCGATCGCTGGCTTTTCCATCGCCAAATGGATTTACCGCTTTTGCCATAGCATCATAGGCAGCGCGATCGCTCAAAAGGTTGGCAGCAATTTCCAGGATGCGATCCGGATTCGTCCCTACAAGTTTCGCTGTTCCTGCAGTCACCGCTTCCGGGCGTTCTGTAGTCTCCCGCAACACCAGCACAGGTTTTCCCAAACTGGGAGCTTCTTCCTGCAATCCTCCGGAATCAGTCAGCAGTAGTTCACTCCGCTGAATAGCTCCTACCAGTTCGCCATAATCCAGCGGTTCCGTCAAAAATACACGGGGATGATTACCCAATTTTTCTTTTAAGGGTTCTCGTACCGTGGGGTTGCGGTGCAGGGGCAACAGTAGTGCTGTATCTGGAAACTTATCCAGCACTCGCAAAAAACCTTCTGCAATATCGAGCAGCGGTTCGCCCCAATTTTCTCGCCGATGCACGGTTGAGAGAATCACCCGATATTGGTTCCAATCCAAGCCAGGAACATTACACGCTGGATGACGATTTGCGACGGAAAGCAAGGCATCGATCACAGTGTTACCAGTTTGATGAATCGTGCCTGGCACTCGTGATTGTTGCAGATGGTCAACGGATAAAGTCGTTGGAGCAAAGTGCAGTAGGGTCAGTTGGGAAATCAGGCGACGGTTGGCTTCCTCTGGATAAGGATTATAGAGATTATCAGTCCGTAATCCCGCTTCTACGTGTCCCACGGGAATTTGTTGATAGAAGGCAGCCAGAGCCGCAGCAAAGGCAGTGGTTGTGTCTCCCTGTACTAGCACCAATTGCAACTGAAGCTGTTTGAACAAGGCTTCTAATCCGTGCAAACTGCGGCTGGTAATATCTGTCAGCGTTTGTTTGGGTTGCATAATTGCCAAATCATGATTAGCCACTAGCCCAAACAATCCCATTACCTGATCCACCATTTCACGATGTTGCCCGGTCAAAATCACCTGCGTATCAAACTCAGGAGCAGCACGGAACCGTTGGATTACCGGAGCCATTTTGATTGCTTCAGGACGGGTTCCGACAATGATGCCGATGGGAATAGGGGTCTGCATGATAAAAATCAACGCTCGACAGTTGGAAACTTTACCATCCTAAACGGTCAGTGGTCATGGCAATAAAAAAACCCGGGTAAGACCGGGTTGGTGGGGAAACAGCGATAGAGAAATACTGCACCAGACAGCTTACCTGGCGATCGCTCTATCTACTCTCGAATTGCACAGGTCAATGGGCAGGAGGCATAAACCGACGTATTACTTGGATCTTCTTCACCTTGGAGCCAGCGGAGCCAATGAACTTGATCAGGATGAACACCCTTGAACGTTAACATTGCTGCCCCAAGTATTACTGCCAGGATGTTTAATCCAATAATGCCACCCGCAACAAGCAAGACCGAACTCATTGGGATGACAGCCTGAAGAATCACAGCAAGAAGAGAGCCGACCGTAACCATCAAAATGACGAGCGGAAATCCAACCACAAGCAAGCAGACTGCTAACGTAAACATCCAGATTAAAAAGCTTTTTACCATCAACAAGCCGTAAGCGTTTCTCAAACTTGGACTTTGAGAGAGAGCCATGCCTTCCTCCTGCGAGTTATAGGTTTATTGAAATTAGCGAAATACTTAGAGTGATCCCCACCACTCAGGATCGAGTGAAATTTAGTATAGACAAAACCACCGGGATCAGATGAGGCTTCGTTGGATAAATTTACAGTAACTGGGGTTTGTTTACACTTCTCAAGCTTCTTCGGGTGGAATGAAATAACGACAGAATGGCAGTTTGAACCGTTGATACTTCTTTGAAAAGGCTTACTGGAAAACGGATTTGGGCTTTTTCTAACTACTCCTAAATTACCTTAAATTCAACGACCAAGAAATGTTGAGAAGATGTGAGAAAGGGGCTTAATCTTTCTTTTTGTTTTTCTCATTTCGGTTGGA is a window of Leptolyngbyaceae cyanobacterium JSC-12 DNA encoding:
- a CDS encoding N-acetylmuramoyl-L-alanine amidase (IMG reference gene:2510097740~PFAM: N-acetylmuramoyl-L-alanine amidase), producing MLQVTQGPQSPVLVQQRFSILGTASTTYAGQTLTIVVDGRFRTTGPEIRPNGTWQVDFLFQEPGNRRLRLEVGTDSTEIVIPVVTSLPEAQRLRFTQIPTRIPVQQATVVEGTADNYPDGTELQLRADRQFELARPRVEAGRWRATIGFNQPGRRVIEIRTLDGQQRAEIEIDVVAIQPRPPRVSFTNPPQRVREEETVVLTGGAENYNDGDQLILRVDQRLELARPRVQDQKWQANTLFRQAGNRLIEIIGSEQDKAQFVLEVVAAPPSSFQILARSAWTSNPTPSSLPNFTPRRITIHHTALSAAPSANATQEQDAARMRVIWNSHVNGNGWSDIGYHFIIMPSGRVFSARSELKRGAHDVINDGLGVAFDGIYTSATINQKMFDAAVALCTVLCRRYGIKNTVTPVPTATADFGTRNLPLILGHRDRVATQCPGTEGGKTVRLSEIRAAVNAQLQ
- a CDS encoding hypothetical protein (IMG reference gene:2510097735); amino-acid sequence: MNHYAAQWIDDWCRDNGWTDWFIERSRYWGFPPNAVMPVPIPQQALRMIKAQRGLCFEERIWSIAAVISAGMGGLLSYFLASPMPLVASFAFCAVVVARMDDEEV
- a CDS encoding dehydrogenase of unknown specificity (IMG reference gene:2510097738~PFAM: short chain dehydrogenase) — protein: MKGKKVLVTGGTGGLGLGVTPLVLAQGADVTIPYRNAQEVERLKSYLPPGDFARIQFFPVDLMNEVAVQELVNTMGRVDALIHLVGGFSMGKTHEYPLEQWQRDFDLNLTTTFLVCKHSLQKMLEFGYGRIVTVGSRGAMEPGGQLAAYCASKAGVVALTKAIADETKGTNITANVVLPSIIDTPANRAAMGPENASQWVKPESLGHVICFLASEAAKDIRGAAIPVYGSV
- a CDS encoding hypothetical protein (IMG reference gene:2510097742), whose amino-acid sequence is MPENISKEDFLYPIGRYRGEFTPEQLAFNSNLQEFAQRVSLICGLETGGKISSEEAYEQIKQLWKDLKRSKKELLEQTRPEPPELPEDEGD
- a CDS encoding hypothetical protein (IMG reference gene:2510097744) — encoded protein: MALSQSPSLRNAYGLLMVKSFLIWMFTLAVCLLVVGFPLVILMVTVGSLLAVILQAVIPMSSVLLVAGGIIGLNILAVILGAAMLTFKGVHPDQVHWLRWLQGEEDPSNTSVYASCPLTCAIRE
- a CDS encoding response regulator containing a CheY-like receiver domain and an HTH DNA-binding domain (IMG reference gene:2510097739~PFAM: Response regulator receiver domain; Bacterial regulatory proteins, luxR family); this encodes MAGQLLLVDDEPGLREAVQAYLEDSGFTVDVASNAREGLDLARQKLPDLVITDIMMPQVDGYQFLQQLREEPQFKSLPVVFLTARGMTSDRIQGYNAGCDAYLSKPFDPDELVAIVNNLLGKSANRTGDDEVHNIADLARQIADIKSMLTQRGAIAQTPSPIKLDLTPREQSVLDLVVDGLMNKEIARRLETSVRNVEKYVSRLFVKTGTNSRTELVRFALEHGLTKGS
- a CDS encoding CAAX amino terminal protease family (IMG reference gene:2510097736~PFAM: CAAX amino terminal protease family) — its product is MLLKILKFTCLGPIEKFRNRSSVLMRINLSTPFHDRSFLQIAHTGRNTVWRYVLGILLAITFWFVGYVYVGMPIATAIAPYLPFSRREILSTEIEDKFDPIVVHSSGISYISSHIAFAFLGIGILVAVKLLHRRPMLTLISPDASLRGKRFLLGFSLWFACACLQTLMEFLLHPTVFVWNFQPLNWLVFLPLALLLTPIQTSGEELLFRGYLLQGMGLIVQQPIALIGLVSLPFALVHFNNPEMGRGALWIALTYFLMAVFLTVITLKDNRLELALGVHAANNLFVVLLVNTPDSVLQTPAIVLQQVPTDPRITLAGMLIFTLGFYHLLFGRQRGG
- a CDS encoding TIGR00725 family protein (IMG reference gene:2510097741~TIGRFAM: TIGR00725 family protein); translated protein: MGRVIIGVMGPGEGATPLEMQVAYELGRRIAESGWVLLTGGRNAGVMDAVNRGAKSAGGLTVGILPGSDRAHLSEAVDIPIVTGIGNARNVINVLSSDVVIACGMGAGTASEVAIALKIGKPVVLLKVFQEGVQFFETLACGSLFVADNVDSAMAIVVSLLPDSL
- a CDS encoding putative amidophosphoribosyltransferase (IMG reference gene:2510097737~TIGRFAM: comF family protein); this translates as MGTLAEKDFPFCMLKRLGWGLNQWLGLVAESPCPLCQRSSPHLFCLDCQRQVQQCQLAAPGWNRSGTLPVFAWGQYGGGLKRAIAAMKYHNQPHLATPLGLWMGQTWNQIEQGLQRAIVVPIPMHNAKQQERGFNQAELLARSFCRVVGLPLELNGLQRVRATEAQFRLSTAERQQNLKDAFSLGATFLKCPPLCPVLLLDDIYTTGATAYSAAQTLRAYGIRVKGIIVLAIATYENSNAAVYRNSSTSDIFGGFGGKEANDMS
- a CDS encoding UDP-N-Acetylglucosamine 2-epimerase (IMG reference gene:2510097743~PFAM: UDP-N-acetylglucosamine 2-epimerase~TIGRFAM: UDP-N-acetylglucosamine 2-epimerase), whose translation is MQTPIPIGIIVGTRPEAIKMAPVIQRFRAAPEFDTQVILTGQHREMVDQVMGLFGLVANHDLAIMQPKQTLTDITSRSLHGLEALFKQLQLQLVLVQGDTTTAFAAALAAFYQQIPVGHVEAGLRTDNLYNPYPEEANRRLISQLTLLHFAPTTLSVDHLQQSRVPGTIHQTGNTVIDALLSVANRHPACNVPGLDWNQYRVILSTVHRRENWGEPLLDIAEGFLRVLDKFPDTALLLPLHRNPTVREPLKEKLGNHPRVFLTEPLDYGELVGAIQRSELLLTDSGGLQEEAPSLGKPVLVLRETTERPEAVTAGTAKLVGTNPDRILEIAANLLSDRAAYDAMAKAVNPFGDGKASDRILQIVKQYFHL